Proteins from a genomic interval of Candidatus Latescibacter sp.:
- a CDS encoding NADH-quinone oxidoreductase subunit K, with amino-acid sequence MVPYILCTVLLLLGIYGVIAKKNLVKIVIGLCIIEYATNLLLILIGYRTGGSAPIFTKAEDTAAQASTFVDPIPQALIVTSIVIGLGVTAMVVAICLRLYEKYGTFDILQIRSLRG; translated from the coding sequence ATGGTTCCGTACATTCTGTGCACAGTGCTTTTGCTGCTGGGTATATATGGCGTCATAGCGAAAAAGAACCTGGTGAAGATCGTTATCGGTTTGTGTATCATCGAGTACGCCACGAATCTGCTCTTGATTCTCATCGGGTATCGTACCGGCGGAAGCGCTCCTATTTTCACGAAAGCTGAAGACACCGCCGCTCAGGCATCCACTTTTGTCGATCCAATACCGCAGGCGCTGATCGTTACTTCCATCGTGATCGGCCTCGGGGTCACCGCGATGGTGGTTGCGATTTGCCTCAGGCTCTATGAGAAGTACGGTACATTCGACATTCTTCAGATACGGAGTTTACGGGGATGA
- a CDS encoding 4Fe-4S dicluster domain-containing protein, translated as MKKLFVQLDLCIGCQAHSVACHRIRLGALTLQSTEVDGVGTLPVVCRHCEDPACAGACPNEAMIRDEDGVVRRNPFRCTGCRSCVLACPFGVLSRGMKLGLFPMGKCDLCTSRLEEGKEPACVATCPTGAIIFKEANEVYAGKDEMVLGSHTVGYRTYIRRM; from the coding sequence GTGAAAAAACTTTTCGTACAGCTTGATTTATGCATCGGGTGCCAGGCGCATTCGGTCGCCTGCCACCGCATCCGGCTGGGCGCACTCACCCTTCAAAGCACGGAGGTCGACGGTGTGGGAACACTTCCGGTGGTATGCCGCCATTGCGAGGACCCTGCCTGCGCAGGCGCCTGCCCCAACGAAGCCATGATTCGGGATGAGGACGGAGTGGTGCGCCGTAACCCGTTCCGGTGTACTGGGTGCAGGAGCTGCGTGCTGGCCTGCCCATTCGGGGTATTAAGCCGCGGGATGAAACTCGGCCTTTTCCCCATGGGGAAGTGCGACCTGTGCACCTCACGGCTGGAGGAAGGAAAGGAGCCGGCGTGCGTCGCCACCTGCCCGACCGGCGCTATTATCTTCAAGGAAGCCAACGAGGTCTACGCCGGAAAAGATGAGATGGTGCTCGGGTCTCATACGGTCGGCTACCGGACCTATATACGGAGAATGTGA
- a CDS encoding NADH:ubiquinone oxidoreductase encodes MSITRWALKKSPWVYHVALSPCNNCDIEILDVLTPRFDVERFGIKLVGSPRHADALLVSGVINRHVKPRFIELYKQTAKPCVVFAIGSCALSKTMFRDSYNVDQYPLDEVVKEIDPNAIVAYVPGCPPKPEAIILGVVKALKAL; translated from the coding sequence ATGAGCATTACCCGCTGGGCGCTTAAAAAATCACCGTGGGTCTACCACGTCGCTCTGTCGCCCTGCAACAACTGCGACATCGAGATACTCGATGTGCTGACCCCGCGGTTTGACGTGGAGAGGTTTGGCATCAAGCTGGTGGGAAGCCCCCGTCACGCCGACGCCCTTCTGGTGAGCGGAGTTATCAACCGCCATGTCAAGCCCCGGTTCATCGAGCTTTACAAGCAGACCGCCAAGCCCTGTGTGGTGTTCGCTATCGGCTCATGCGCCTTGTCGAAGACCATGTTTCGGGACAGCTACAACGTAGATCAGTATCCCCTGGACGAGGTGGTAAAGGAAATCGACCCCAACGCAATCGTGGCCTATGTCCCCGGCTGCCCACCCAAGCCGGAAGCCATAATCCTCGGCGTGGTCAAAGCGCTCAAGGCCCTGTAG
- a CDS encoding NADH-quinone oxidoreductase subunit C, translated as MSGMKALTAIREKFGGAIIDEFVKNDRRVYVMVQKEDIPAVCRCMYEELGGRLAIATGADTRSGIDILYHFMFPGDHQLITVKTTVKKPSPEIESIAAFLPAANWIEREIYDLLGVKFTGHPDPRRILMADDWPAEVYPLRRGFKESES; from the coding sequence ATGAGCGGTATGAAGGCACTGACAGCGATACGGGAGAAATTCGGCGGCGCTATTATTGACGAGTTCGTCAAGAACGACCGTCGGGTGTATGTCATGGTACAGAAGGAGGACATTCCCGCCGTTTGCCGCTGTATGTACGAGGAACTGGGCGGAAGGCTCGCCATAGCCACCGGCGCGGATACCCGGAGCGGCATCGATATTCTCTACCATTTCATGTTTCCCGGAGATCACCAGTTGATCACAGTGAAAACCACGGTAAAGAAGCCTTCACCCGAGATCGAGTCCATAGCTGCATTCCTGCCCGCGGCCAACTGGATCGAACGGGAGATTTACGACTTGCTCGGCGTCAAATTCACCGGCCACCCCGATCCGAGGAGAATCCTTATGGCGGATGACTGGCCTGCGGAAGTATACCCGTTACGGCGCGGTTTCAAGGAGTCCGAATCATGA
- a CDS encoding DUF4040 domain-containing protein, producing the protein MLFMLLLYGLVAFMIIGAIIAIETKDLLSSVISVGAIGLALSIIFLILGAPDLAIVQVVVEVISIVMLLRLIVVREDVTIAHRYRYAEVFATAVGLIFCGVFIVIASIVYKELPSFGNPLLEVSKWYIDEGFGITHAANIVTAILLEFRAYDTLGEATVIFVSIIGAIVILRRKGKKDNERHDAHS; encoded by the coding sequence ATGCTGTTTATGCTGTTATTGTATGGGCTGGTGGCGTTCATGATCATCGGCGCGATAATCGCCATCGAGACAAAGGATCTCCTTTCGAGCGTGATATCGGTGGGAGCGATCGGGCTTGCGCTCTCGATCATCTTTCTTATCCTCGGCGCGCCTGACCTTGCCATCGTGCAGGTTGTTGTGGAAGTGATCTCCATTGTGATGCTTCTCCGGCTCATCGTCGTCCGGGAGGATGTCACCATCGCTCACCGTTACCGCTACGCGGAAGTGTTCGCGACTGCGGTGGGATTGATTTTCTGCGGCGTGTTCATCGTGATTGCGTCGATAGTGTACAAGGAGCTTCCCTCGTTCGGAAATCCCCTGCTCGAGGTGTCAAAGTGGTACATCGACGAAGGCTTCGGCATCACCCACGCCGCGAACATCGTCACCGCCATCCTGCTCGAGTTCCGTGCGTACGACACCCTGGGCGAAGCGACGGTGATTTTTGTATCCATTATCGGGGCAATTGTTATTCTTCGGCGAAAAGGGAAAAAAGACAATGAACGGCATGACGCTCATAGTTAA
- a CDS encoding NADH-quinone oxidoreductase subunit H, whose product MVTHGLTSVALWAVLAMGILVLGLATSWLDRKVTARVQARIGPPWYQPAADILKLFGKETLVPEGSGRTVFLAAPFVGLAGITLAAALLGWAVIRPGAGFIGDVVVLVYLLIIPAAAMILGASAAGNPFSSVGASREMKLILGYELPFLIVVATMIMKTGFNFHMGAIISAQALHGWNLWSASGIIGFVVLLMSAQAKLGLVPFDIPEADQELMGGIITEYSGLLLAVIRITKTMLMAVMPLFIVVLLMGGIQMTVTGVAGGLVKYLAVVVLIVLVRNTNPRVRIDQALRFFWGPVTLLAVLGLVFAFGGW is encoded by the coding sequence GTGGTCACACATGGATTGACTTCAGTAGCGCTGTGGGCGGTTTTAGCCATGGGAATACTTGTGCTCGGGCTTGCGACGAGCTGGCTCGACCGCAAGGTAACCGCCCGCGTCCAGGCCAGGATCGGCCCGCCGTGGTACCAGCCGGCGGCGGACATTCTCAAACTTTTCGGGAAAGAAACGCTGGTCCCCGAGGGGTCTGGCCGTACGGTATTCCTCGCTGCGCCGTTCGTGGGACTTGCGGGAATCACTCTTGCGGCGGCGCTGTTAGGATGGGCAGTCATCAGACCGGGCGCCGGATTCATCGGCGATGTCGTTGTGCTGGTGTATCTCCTGATCATCCCGGCGGCGGCCATGATTCTGGGAGCGAGCGCGGCGGGAAATCCTTTCAGCTCGGTGGGCGCTTCGCGGGAGATGAAACTGATCCTGGGATATGAACTCCCCTTCCTTATCGTGGTTGCCACTATGATTATGAAGACCGGGTTCAACTTTCACATGGGCGCGATCATCTCTGCACAGGCCCTTCATGGCTGGAATCTGTGGAGCGCGTCCGGAATTATCGGATTCGTGGTGCTTCTCATGAGCGCGCAGGCCAAACTCGGACTCGTTCCCTTCGATATCCCTGAAGCCGACCAGGAACTTATGGGCGGAATCATTACGGAGTATTCCGGACTGCTGCTTGCGGTCATCAGGATTACCAAAACCATGCTCATGGCCGTGATGCCCCTCTTCATTGTGGTTCTTCTCATGGGCGGGATACAGATGACTGTGACCGGCGTTGCGGGGGGGCTGGTCAAATACCTCGCGGTCGTGGTACTCATCGTGCTGGTGCGGAACACGAATCCGAGGGTCCGCATCGACCAGGCGCTCAGGTTTTTCTGGGGGCCGGTTACACTTCTCGCGGTTTTGGGGCTTGTCTTTGCGTTCGGGGGATGGTAA
- a CDS encoding nickel-dependent hydrogenase large subunit has protein sequence MKRTIIPLGPFHPLLEEAEFFTLYVEGETVVDVDVRIGYMHRGIEKLSTQKTWDQVPFLVERICGICSTSHPMAYVLAVEDLGGFAVPERADYIRTIICELERVHSHLLWVGLAGHFIGYDTVFMWAWKYREPILDICEKLTGNRNHYAMMKPGGVRRDLDPADFPWVHRELDKIVASTEMLTGAVLDDPVLHARTKGIGVLSKKDAVAYGTLGPTVRASGIPDDIRADDPYAAYDRVDWKVITWEGGDVFAKAAVRLLEIIESVKIIKQCMDAMPEGPIDAHIKAVPAGEGIGHAEAPRGEVFHYVRGDGGNLPIRHKIRAPSYMNIPSFKATCVGHTIADVALITAAVDPCYCCTERMAVIERGTNNLVMSGRELETISRAATLKIKKDSGPTPVELTAAKLLAGLAHSAKGTV, from the coding sequence ATGAAGCGAACCATCATTCCCCTCGGCCCGTTTCACCCTCTGCTCGAAGAGGCGGAGTTTTTCACCCTGTATGTCGAGGGCGAGACTGTAGTGGATGTTGACGTCCGTATCGGGTACATGCACCGCGGGATAGAAAAGCTCAGCACCCAGAAAACCTGGGACCAGGTGCCGTTCCTCGTCGAGCGCATCTGCGGAATCTGCTCCACTTCCCATCCGATGGCGTATGTCCTCGCGGTGGAGGATCTGGGAGGATTCGCCGTCCCCGAGAGGGCGGATTATATCCGCACCATCATCTGCGAGCTCGAGCGCGTTCACAGCCACCTTTTGTGGGTGGGGCTCGCCGGTCATTTCATCGGGTACGATACCGTGTTCATGTGGGCATGGAAGTACCGCGAGCCGATACTCGATATCTGCGAAAAACTCACCGGCAACCGTAACCATTACGCCATGATGAAACCGGGAGGTGTCCGCCGCGACCTCGATCCGGCAGATTTCCCCTGGGTGCACAGGGAATTGGACAAGATAGTGGCGTCCACCGAGATGCTTACCGGCGCCGTTCTCGACGACCCGGTGCTGCATGCCCGTACCAAGGGAATAGGTGTGCTTTCGAAAAAAGACGCAGTCGCTTATGGCACCCTGGGGCCGACGGTTCGGGCATCGGGAATCCCGGACGACATCCGGGCGGACGACCCATACGCCGCCTACGACCGGGTGGACTGGAAAGTCATCACGTGGGAAGGCGGGGATGTATTTGCCAAGGCTGCGGTGCGTCTCCTCGAGATCATCGAATCGGTAAAGATCATCAAGCAGTGCATGGACGCAATGCCTGAAGGTCCCATCGACGCCCATATCAAAGCGGTGCCGGCGGGAGAGGGAATCGGCCATGCGGAGGCGCCGCGGGGCGAAGTGTTTCATTATGTTCGCGGCGACGGCGGTAATTTGCCCATCCGGCACAAGATTCGCGCGCCGAGCTACATGAACATTCCCTCATTCAAGGCAACCTGCGTCGGACACACCATTGCGGATGTGGCGCTCATTACCGCGGCGGTCGACCCCTGCTACTGCTGCACCGAGCGCATGGCGGTAATAGAGCGGGGAACGAATAACCTTGTCATGTCCGGCCGGGAATTGGAAACGATATCCCGCGCGGCGACATTGAAAATAAAGAAGGACTCCGGCCCGACGCCGGTCGAGTTGACCGCCGCGAAACTCCTGGCCGGCTTAGCGCATTCCGCGAAAGGGACGGTCTGA
- a CDS encoding MnhB domain-containing protein codes for MNGMTLIVKTITRLILGFIIVFAVSIVFYGHITPGGGFAGGVMLACVFILLVLAFGKDTAFRIIGEKALSAWDCIGALGFMGIALFGFTQGVFFKNFLTSGEPLRLISGGTIMWSNIAIGIKVSAGLFAVFVALALFRINRER; via the coding sequence ATGAACGGCATGACGCTCATAGTTAAGACTATCACGCGGCTGATTCTGGGATTTATCATCGTGTTCGCCGTATCTATCGTATTCTATGGTCACATCACGCCCGGAGGGGGATTCGCCGGCGGCGTCATGCTCGCCTGTGTCTTTATTCTCCTCGTCCTGGCGTTCGGAAAGGATACGGCTTTTCGAATCATAGGAGAAAAGGCCCTGTCTGCCTGGGACTGTATCGGCGCCCTGGGATTTATGGGAATCGCGCTGTTCGGATTCACCCAGGGGGTGTTCTTCAAGAATTTCCTGACCAGCGGCGAACCGCTCAGACTCATATCCGGGGGTACGATCATGTGGAGCAACATTGCCATCGGAATCAAGGTCTCCGCGGGTCTGTTCGCGGTGTTTGTGGCCCTGGCCTTGTTTAGAATAAACAGAGAACGTTGA
- a CDS encoding proton-conducting transporter membrane subunit: MPLFIALPLAAGFLIPLAGFVSERLVRAMAVLTTALLVALALGRIGAGVAIYAVGGWRPPFGINLVGDALSGFFLLIIAVVGFLVTVYSTAYMKRYTAEAKYYCLLMLMIAGMNGVVATGDLFNMYVFLEIAAISSYALVAFGIGHEELEASLKYLVLGSIGSSFILVGIAFLYSITGTLNLAHLGRILEGNGNQGMVHFIAALFFAGFGIKAAMIPFHAWLPDAHPSAPAPVSAMLSGLLIKALGLYCILRLFYSVFGLDQTYGSILMFLGLLSMVVGVLLAVGQFDFKRLLAYHSISQMGYILFAFGLGTPLAIIGGLLHTLNHTFFKSLLFLCSGAVEYATGTRDLKQLGGLWKKMPVTSAACSIASLSISAVPPLGGFFSKLIIVIAAVQAYDSLGPVAYVCAALTVFVSFVTLVSFVKVQKMVMFGPLPDRLAGVREVPAP, encoded by the coding sequence ATGCCGCTGTTTATTGCGCTGCCCCTTGCAGCGGGCTTTCTTATCCCGCTTGCGGGATTTGTCAGCGAACGTCTTGTCCGCGCAATGGCTGTGCTGACGACCGCACTATTGGTAGCGCTCGCTCTTGGAAGAATAGGCGCCGGTGTTGCGATTTATGCTGTGGGAGGGTGGCGCCCTCCTTTCGGCATCAACCTGGTGGGCGACGCATTGAGCGGATTCTTTCTCCTCATCATTGCCGTTGTGGGTTTTCTTGTCACTGTGTATTCGACAGCCTATATGAAGCGGTATACAGCGGAAGCGAAATACTACTGCCTGCTTATGCTGATGATTGCGGGCATGAACGGCGTGGTTGCGACCGGCGATCTTTTCAACATGTATGTGTTTCTGGAAATTGCAGCCATATCGTCCTATGCTCTCGTCGCTTTCGGTATCGGACACGAGGAACTGGAGGCTTCGCTCAAGTACCTTGTCCTCGGCAGCATCGGGTCCAGTTTCATCCTCGTGGGTATCGCATTTCTTTACAGCATCACCGGTACGCTCAATCTGGCGCACCTGGGGAGGATACTTGAGGGTAATGGTAATCAGGGAATGGTGCATTTCATCGCCGCTCTCTTCTTCGCGGGGTTCGGGATAAAGGCTGCGATGATTCCGTTCCACGCATGGCTTCCCGACGCCCACCCGTCCGCTCCCGCTCCCGTCTCCGCGATGCTGTCGGGGCTCCTGATCAAGGCTCTCGGGCTCTACTGCATCCTGCGGTTATTCTACTCTGTGTTCGGTCTCGATCAGACCTACGGCTCGATACTCATGTTCCTGGGCCTGCTTTCGATGGTGGTCGGCGTCCTGCTCGCAGTAGGACAGTTTGACTTCAAGCGGCTGTTGGCCTATCATAGTATCAGCCAGATGGGGTACATCCTGTTCGCGTTCGGGCTTGGGACGCCGCTTGCGATCATCGGCGGGCTGCTCCATACCCTTAACCATACGTTTTTCAAATCTCTGCTGTTCCTCTGCTCCGGGGCGGTCGAATACGCCACGGGTACCCGCGACCTTAAACAGCTCGGTGGACTGTGGAAAAAAATGCCGGTTACCAGTGCGGCCTGTTCCATCGCATCCCTGTCTATTTCGGCGGTTCCGCCCCTGGGTGGATTTTTCAGCAAGCTCATCATTGTCATTGCCGCCGTTCAGGCATACGACAGCCTTGGGCCGGTGGCCTATGTCTGTGCGGCTCTCACCGTCTTCGTGAGTTTTGTGACGCTCGTGTCGTTCGTCAAGGTACAGAAGATGGTCATGTTCGGCCCGCTGCCAGACAGGCTCGCCGGGGTGCGCGAAGTCCCGGCGCCC
- a CDS encoding proton-conducting transporter membrane subunit, with protein MNVLYYPIIVPLVFGGAILILPRIAKEVFALTGTAIAAYYAGIVFFSGQELVAADTWFSLGSIAFSFDLRADALSGFILFASSVITMLVVLFSFGFMKGSGRLKEYYAYLLITSSGAAAAILANNMIVLLVGWEVTTVLLFFLITIGGDNTRDGAGKTFVMVGFSDCALLLGIALVWQMTGTFTMSDIRSLALNSGWLTTAYLLLAASALVKAGAMPGHSWIPKVAESAPASVMAFLPASLDKLLGIYLLVRISCFMFALTPGLSLVLLIIGAATIILAVMMAIVQHNLKKLLAFHAVSQVGYMIMGIATGTAVGIIGGLFHMLNNAIYKCCLFLGAGAVEKRTGTVELEDLGGLAKAMPVVFWSMLIASLAISGVPPFNGFVSKWLIYQGTIEVGRPVFLIAAMFGSALTLASFIKVIHSVFLGKKPERLKEVKSAGWAMGLPIAVLAFLCVALGVFAQYPLRHVFGPLLKLDFAGVPAAVNLPLGMWSPTLATVLILAALGAGLLVYVLGARVRVRTTRIFVGGEVFDNEAVRFPGTGFYETIRDISPLKVLYSDAEQGVYDIYVLTGRYFSKVIDVLRAIHNGAVSTYLAFALLGLGFLLFFLVM; from the coding sequence ATGAACGTTCTCTACTATCCTATCATCGTGCCGCTTGTCTTCGGCGGGGCCATACTGATTCTTCCGAGGATTGCGAAAGAGGTTTTCGCGCTTACGGGAACAGCCATCGCGGCGTATTATGCGGGCATCGTGTTCTTCTCCGGGCAGGAGCTTGTGGCAGCGGATACGTGGTTCTCTCTGGGGAGCATCGCGTTTTCTTTCGATCTCCGGGCTGATGCGCTCAGCGGGTTCATCCTCTTCGCCTCGTCTGTCATCACTATGCTGGTAGTTCTGTTCTCCTTCGGATTCATGAAAGGATCCGGCCGTCTGAAAGAATATTACGCCTACCTGCTGATAACATCGAGCGGAGCGGCGGCGGCGATTCTCGCCAATAACATGATTGTGCTCCTCGTGGGATGGGAAGTGACTACGGTGCTCCTGTTCTTCCTCATCACCATCGGCGGGGATAACACCCGCGATGGCGCTGGGAAAACCTTTGTCATGGTCGGTTTCTCCGATTGCGCCCTGCTCCTTGGTATTGCGCTTGTGTGGCAGATGACCGGGACATTCACGATGAGCGACATTCGCTCCCTCGCGCTGAACTCCGGGTGGCTCACGACCGCTTACCTTCTTCTCGCAGCCAGCGCGCTGGTGAAGGCGGGAGCGATGCCGGGGCATTCCTGGATCCCCAAGGTGGCTGAAAGCGCTCCCGCGAGCGTTATGGCCTTTCTGCCGGCCAGCCTCGATAAACTCCTCGGCATCTACCTCCTGGTGCGGATATCGTGCTTCATGTTCGCCCTCACTCCCGGTCTTAGTCTCGTACTCCTCATAATCGGCGCGGCGACCATCATTCTCGCGGTGATGATGGCCATCGTCCAGCACAACCTCAAGAAGCTGCTCGCCTTCCACGCCGTCAGCCAGGTGGGTTACATGATCATGGGGATTGCCACCGGTACGGCGGTTGGGATCATCGGGGGCTTGTTCCATATGCTGAATAACGCCATCTACAAATGCTGCCTGTTTCTGGGCGCCGGGGCTGTGGAGAAACGCACGGGAACCGTGGAACTCGAGGACCTGGGCGGACTCGCGAAGGCCATGCCGGTTGTTTTCTGGTCGATGCTCATTGCCTCGCTGGCCATATCCGGCGTCCCGCCCTTCAACGGCTTCGTTTCCAAGTGGCTTATATATCAGGGTACTATAGAGGTCGGCCGGCCGGTGTTTCTCATCGCCGCCATGTTCGGAAGCGCGCTGACCCTGGCTTCGTTCATCAAGGTCATTCATTCGGTCTTTCTTGGGAAAAAGCCGGAACGACTGAAGGAAGTCAAGTCCGCCGGATGGGCTATGGGTCTCCCCATAGCCGTTCTCGCATTCCTGTGTGTTGCGCTCGGTGTGTTCGCGCAATATCCTCTCCGTCATGTCTTCGGACCTCTTTTAAAACTGGATTTTGCAGGCGTCCCCGCTGCGGTGAATCTGCCTCTCGGGATGTGGAGTCCGACTCTTGCGACGGTGCTCATACTCGCGGCTCTCGGCGCGGGACTGCTGGTTTACGTACTTGGCGCCCGTGTCAGGGTGCGCACGACCCGCATCTTCGTGGGCGGGGAGGTGTTTGACAATGAGGCGGTCAGGTTCCCGGGAACGGGATTCTATGAGACCATCCGGGACATTTCCCCGCTGAAGGTCCTCTACAGTGATGCAGAACAGGGGGTCTACGACATTTATGTTCTGACCGGGAGGTATTTTTCCAAGGTGATCGATGTTCTGCGGGCAATACATAACGGCGCCGTGTCAACCTATCTGGCGTTCGCCCTATTGGGGCTTGGGTTCTTACTGTTTTTCCTCGTGATGTAG